In Fusarium oxysporum f. sp. lycopersici 4287 chromosome 11, whole genome shotgun sequence, the following are encoded in one genomic region:
- a CDS encoding hypothetical protein (At least one base has a quality score < 10): protein MASAVSVASAGASFSLNAQANLDISNGVGPTLQSKKGWEPQVTYSYPVFTTSGGVSLIPYVRWGVEFVIDVYNQVRLKPAISSQTLVTMQSSYSDEPQGQCSANKLVVSTYMSTKSMMKLRNGVYDTWYSGSSRALNQCFEAPDMIPTAEDIAELLSLPATSSNARTIITIERAATFDHSGLKRRDATATQQLAARAVYTPGLVQDWDSKKISFACKQIATGTETVTQQVTTTIGVGTATVTATTTVARPGGDLDLWAIPGQLEHVPRHLKNRYLKYNSNDPDSLISGNGGYPSLVLDTWYLSETGRLITQNPYARGGFVATVRNSNKIIFDTPGSNPNPDGAEALYCQKDPNNVCSGVLSCSTDTRNGLSFTPLRYNWWLPWGDVRFYDDFRPQLGDRTPGSEMATFTWEAVSCAY from the exons ATGGCATCTGCCGTCAGCGTTGCCAGTGCGGGGGCTTCCTTTTCACTCAATGCTCAAGCCAACTTGGATATCTCCAACGGAGTTGGGCCAACCCTTCAGTCTAAGAAAGGCTGGGAGCCCCAGGTCACCTACTCATACCCTGTTTTTACTACCTCTGGCGGAGTCTCGCTCATACCCTATGTCCGCTGGGGTGTCGAGTTCGTTATCGATGTTTACAACCAGGTCAGGCTTAAGCCAGCGATCTCATCGCAGACACTTGTTACAATGCAGTCGAGCTACTCAGACGAGCCCCAGGGCCAGTGCTCGGCTAACAAGCTGGTCGTAAGCACCTACATGTCTACCAAGAGTATGATGAAACTTCGTAATGGCGTCTACGATACATGGTATAGTGGCTCCAGTCGCGCATTGAATCAATGTTTTGAGGCACCTGATATGATACCGACGGCTGAGGATATTGCCGAGCTGCTGAGTTTGCCGGCGACTTCT TCGAACGCAAGAACTATCATCACCATTGAACGGGCCGCTACCTTTGATCACTCGGGATTGAAAAGGCGCGACGCCACAGCCACACAACAACTTGCTGCTCGAGCAGTCTATACGCCGGGGCTGGTACAGGACTGGGATAGCAAGAAGATCTCATTTGCTTGTAAGCAGATCGCCACTGGGACGGAGACGGTGACGCAGCAGGTGACTACGACGATTGGTGTTGGAACAGCCACCGTCACGGCCACGACAACGGTTGCCAGACCCGGCGGAGAC CTGGACCTGTGGGCAATACCTGGACAGCTGGAGCATGTTCCTCGCCATCTGAAAAATCGG TATCTAAAATACAACTCAAACGATCCCGACTCGCTCATTTCAGGTAACGGGGGATACCCCTCCCTTGTCCTAGACACATGGTACCTGTCAGAAACGGGTCGCTTGATCACACAAAACCCTTACGCTCGGGGTGGCTTTGTCGCCACTGTCCGAAACTCGAACAAGATCATCTTTGACACTCCTGGTAGCAACCCCAACCCAGATGGCGCTGAAGCCCTTTACTGCCAAAAGGACCCCAATAACGTCTGCTCTGGCGTGCTTTCGTGTAGCACGGATACCAGAAATGGTCTTTCATTCACTCCGTTGCGGTATAACTGGTGGCTCCCGTGGGGCGACGTCCGATTCTATGATGACTTTAGGCCTCAGCTCGGCGACAGGACTCCAGGCAGCGAGATGGCGACATTTACTTGGGAGGCGGTTTCCTGTGCATATTGA